Proteins found in one Hoplias malabaricus isolate fHopMal1 chromosome 17, fHopMal1.hap1, whole genome shotgun sequence genomic segment:
- the lrp2bp gene encoding LRP2-binding protein isoform X2: MYYDGLVTTADQSKAVDYMKRVAEWDEGCLRYTALYNLGRVYLEGFGVQASKSEAERYWLMAANDGNPNASVQAQCSLGMFYSNHETQDLKQAYFWHSEACGNGSLESQGALGVMYLYGYGVCKDLQAALYCLKEAAERGNVYAQSHLTAYYYRQKLYSRAAALAKRICGYEDINGIAKCTGCLPEYISKGIAIACFYYARCLQLGRGLPQNREKAEHFYQKAALMNPEVCKKLQMDITYGRV; this comes from the exons AGTAAAGCAGTGGACTACATGAAGAGAGTAGCAGAGTGGGATGAAGGCTGTCTAAGATACACAGCACTGTATAACCTGGGCAGAGTCTACCTGGAGGGTTTCGGAGTTCAGGCATCCAAGTCAGAGGCAGAGAG GTACTGGCTCATGGCGGCAAATGATGGAAACCCCAACGCCAGCGTCCAAGCTCAGTGCTCTCTCGGCATGTTCTACTCCAACCATGAAACACAGGATCTCAAACAG GCGTACTTCTGGCACTCAGAGGCTTGTGGTAATGGCAGTCTGGAGTCCCAGGGGGCACTGGGAGTTATGTATCTGTATGGCTATGGTGTGTGTAAGGATCTGCAGGCTGCTCTGTACTGCTTGAAGGAAGCTGCAGAGAGGGGCAACGTCTACGCTCAGAGCCATCTCACAGCCTATTACTACCGTCAGAAACTCTACTCCAGAGCAGCAGCTCTGGCTAAGAG AATCTGTGGATATGAAGACATCAATGGCATAGCAAAATGCACAGGCTGCCTCCCCGAGTACATCAGTAAAGGCATTGCTATTGCTTGCTTCTACTATGCTCGCTGTCTACAGCTGGGCAGAGGACTTccacagaacagagagaaagcagaACACTTTTACCAAAAG GCAGCCCTGATGAACCCAGAAGTGTGTAAGAAGCTGCAGATGGACATCACCTATGGTAGGGTGTGA